One Coprococcus phoceensis DNA window includes the following coding sequences:
- a CDS encoding MFS transporter yields the protein MKNQYHKTIYACFLGYIVQAIVNNFVPLLFLTFEETYQIPLSRITLLVTINFAVQLLVDLLAIGFVDRIGYRVSILIAHIFSAGGVLLLTVLPDRCSEPFVGLLIAVIIYATGGGLLEVLVSPIIESCPTDNKEAAMSLLHSFYCWGHVGVVFLSTVFFAVFGIDNWKIMAIIWACIPLANTILFAKVPIAPLIGEGEKGLTIKELCSKKLFWLFLLMMICAGASEQAVSQWASTFAEKGLGVSKTIGDLAGPMFFAICMGLSRAYYGKFGEKINLQRFMIGSSMLCVVSYLGIVFFTIPALGLISCGIAGLSVGIMWPGTFSMASASIKRGGTAMFALMALAGDLGCAGGPTVVGMVSGHFADNLQMGTLAAIVFPVILCVGLAYTKKVRNV from the coding sequence ATGAAAAATCAATATCATAAAACAATCTATGCATGCTTTTTGGGGTATATTGTACAAGCGATTGTCAATAATTTTGTTCCGCTGTTATTTTTAACTTTTGAGGAAACCTATCAAATACCATTGTCCAGGATTACACTCCTTGTGACGATTAATTTTGCAGTACAGCTATTGGTGGATTTACTGGCAATTGGATTCGTGGATCGCATTGGATACCGGGTGTCGATTTTAATAGCACATATTTTTTCAGCAGGTGGAGTATTGCTGTTAACAGTATTGCCGGATAGGTGTTCAGAGCCATTTGTAGGTCTTTTGATTGCAGTGATAATCTACGCGACAGGAGGAGGTCTCTTGGAAGTTTTGGTAAGTCCAATAATAGAGTCGTGCCCAACAGACAATAAGGAGGCAGCAATGAGCCTTTTACATTCATTTTATTGTTGGGGACATGTTGGAGTTGTATTTCTTTCCACTGTCTTTTTTGCTGTTTTTGGAATTGACAACTGGAAAATCATGGCGATAATATGGGCATGTATTCCATTGGCGAATACAATTTTGTTTGCAAAAGTCCCAATTGCACCATTGATAGGAGAAGGAGAGAAGGGACTTACGATAAAAGAGTTATGCTCAAAGAAACTATTTTGGCTATTTCTTTTAATGATGATATGTGCCGGAGCGAGTGAACAAGCTGTTAGTCAATGGGCATCTACATTTGCGGAAAAAGGTTTGGGTGTAAGCAAAACAATCGGAGATCTGGCAGGACCGATGTTCTTTGCAATCTGTATGGGACTTTCCAGAGCATATTATGGAAAATTTGGAGAAAAAATAAATTTGCAGCGTTTTATGATTGGAAGCAGCATGCTATGTGTGGTTTCTTATCTTGGAATCGTATTTTTTACGATACCGGCGTTGGGGCTTATTTCTTGTGGAATTGCCGGATTATCTGTAGGAATTATGTGGCCGGGAACGTTTAGTATGGCATCAGCGTCCATAAAGAGAGGTGGAACAGCGATGTTTGCGCTGATGGCGCTTGCAGGAGATCTTGGATGCGCAGGAGGTCCGACCGTCGTAGGAATGGTTTCCGGTCATTTTGCAGATAATTTGCAGATGGGAACTTTGGCGGCAATTGTATTTCCGGTGATATTATGTGTGGGATTAGCATATACAAAGAAAGTACGAAATGTGTGA
- a CDS encoding CD3072 family TudS-related putative desulfidase: MRQKILFVSHCFLNDAAKLKHQNLEAQQSERISKRAFLKQILDSDIELIQLPCPEFLLYGSNRWGHAVSQFDTPFFRKETERMLEPVLMQIEEYLSSPERFELLGIVGIDGSPSCGVHSTYDGDWGGELTGIPDLTESIQTLRKVKHSGIFMEVFQKLLEERCLNVPFFSIETFLFPPNSKIVER, translated from the coding sequence ATGAGACAAAAAATTTTATTTGTCAGCCATTGTTTTTTGAACGATGCGGCAAAATTAAAACATCAAAATTTAGAAGCTCAACAATCTGAACGAATTTCCAAAAGAGCCTTCTTAAAACAAATATTAGACAGTGACATTGAACTCATCCAACTCCCATGCCCTGAATTTCTCTTATATGGCAGTAATCGCTGGGGGCATGCTGTCTCTCAGTTCGACACTCCTTTTTTCCGTAAAGAGACAGAACGTATGCTGGAACCAGTTCTCATGCAGATTGAAGAATATCTTTCTTCCCCAGAACGTTTTGAACTCTTAGGAATCGTTGGAATCGACGGAAGTCCGAGCTGCGGTGTTCATTCGACCTACGACGGCGATTGGGGTGGAGAATTAACTGGCATTCCTGATTTAACTGAATCTATCCAGACGCTCAGAAAAGTAAAACACTCTGGCATTTTCATGGAAGTGTTTCAAAAGCTGTTAGAAGAGCGCTGCTTAAACGTTCCTTTTTTCTCTATTGAAACATTTTTATTTCCACCAAATTCAAAAATTGTGGAGAGATAA
- a CDS encoding CD3073 family putative ECF transporter S component, translating into MNKEISGTTRLVLCGLAIALNIVLGIVTAALKFPFYLDVMGTIFIAIYFGPWYGAVVGALTNILTSLFSGSFTGMPFMLVSIVVALIVGFVFRKVKFNFVTALVVGIITGIAAPVVGTPIGIAVYGGLTGTISDVAVMFLKQSGAGIFAASFIPKLFNNLLDKIGSILIVYLVVLSLPGNLKPKCFGKNKR; encoded by the coding sequence ATGAACAAAGAAATTTCAGGGACAACAAGACTTGTGTTGTGTGGTCTCGCAATTGCACTGAATATAGTGCTTGGAATCGTGACGGCAGCGTTGAAATTCCCATTTTATCTGGATGTGATGGGGACGATATTCATTGCAATTTATTTTGGACCGTGGTATGGAGCAGTTGTTGGAGCGTTGACTAATATTTTGACAAGCCTTTTTAGCGGTTCGTTTACCGGAATGCCATTTATGTTAGTGAGTATTGTGGTAGCGTTGATTGTCGGCTTTGTATTCCGTAAAGTGAAATTTAATTTTGTAACGGCGTTGGTTGTTGGAATCATTACAGGAATTGCAGCGCCGGTTGTGGGGACACCGATTGGGATTGCAGTTTATGGAGGACTGACAGGTACGATATCTGATGTGGCGGTAATGTTCTTAAAACAGAGTGGAGCAGGTATTTTTGCGGCATCATTTATACCGAAGTTATTCAATAATTTACTTGATAAAATCGGTTCTATTTTGATTGTATATTTGGTAGTGTTATCATTGCCGGGAAATTTGAAACCAAAATGTTTCGGTAAAAATAAGAGATAG
- a CDS encoding MarR family winged helix-turn-helix transcriptional regulator encodes MENNTQLLVNQVLHLYIQRSMHLLRDLKIHPGQCGMLWGLSQNDGLSQKELASKMGITPPSITVMIRKMEAEDLIEKHQDEKDQRITRIYITEKGRKIAENMDDALHQLEKEAFANMSEQEIMLLHRLLLQMKENLIKGEKD; translated from the coding sequence ATGGAGAATAATACACAGTTGCTGGTGAACCAAGTACTGCATCTGTATATTCAAAGAAGTATGCACTTACTGCGGGACTTGAAAATACATCCTGGGCAATGCGGCATGTTGTGGGGATTAAGCCAAAATGACGGACTTTCACAAAAGGAACTTGCATCTAAAATGGGGATTACGCCACCGTCTATTACGGTGATGATCCGAAAGATGGAAGCGGAAGATCTGATTGAAAAGCATCAGGATGAGAAGGATCAAAGAATTACCCGTATTTATATTACAGAAAAGGGAAGAAAAATCGCAGAGAATATGGATGATGCTTTGCATCAGCTTGAGAAAGAGGCATTTGCAAATATGAGCGAGCAGGAGATTATGCTGCTTCACAGATTGCTATTGCAAATGAAAGAGAACCTTATAAAAGGCGAGAAAGACTAG
- a CDS encoding ABC transporter ATP-binding protein, whose product MGKLFKFLKPRVGAVLAIVAVLIIQAYCDLSLPGYTSDIVNVGIQQGGIDSAIPEQIAKDDMEKLLLFVSKDDQKIVMDAYTLDSKTYKKDAYVLKDDMLKDEDKEEKLIDILGKPMLLVSGFDSDSETSKQMKQAIFANVPQEMLTEDTTIYDVLSMMPEEQRLQMTKQLDEKMEEMPETMVEQAATIYIKSAYENLGIDMDKVQTDYMFATGAKMIALAFLGMAASVLVGLMASKVAAATGRDLRSGVFKKVVGFSNGEFDKFSTASLITRSTNDIQQIQMLTVMMLRLVIYAPILGLGGVFKVFHTNVSMSWIIALAVALILCVVIVLFVVAMPKFKMLQNLVDKLNLVTREILTGLSVIRAFSTEKHEEERFDKANKDLTRTNLFVNRAMTFMMPTMMLIMNGISVLIVWSGAHGINDGQMQVGDMMAFIQYTMQIIMAFLMICMISIMLPRAAVSATRVDEILTSETLIHDPKEPKQLPEDGKGVVKFDHVSFRYPGAEEDVLHDINFVAQPGETTAFIGSTGSGKSTLVNLIPRFYDVTEGSITIDGEDIRNITQHELRDRLGYVPQKGVLFSGTIESNILYGNPDGSETEMKEAAAIAQASDFIEEKNKKYESRIAQGGANVSGGQKQRLSIARAIAKQPDVFIFDDSFSALDYKTDVALRKALKEHTTDSVVLIVAQRISTILHAEQIIVLDEGKVVGRGTHEELLKTCEVYQQIAMSQLSEEELAGKLGKEEKSHE is encoded by the coding sequence ATGGGAAAATTATTTAAATTTTTGAAGCCACGTGTAGGTGCGGTGCTTGCAATTGTTGCAGTGCTGATCATTCAGGCATATTGTGATCTGTCGCTGCCGGGATACACTTCTGATATTGTAAATGTTGGAATCCAACAGGGAGGAATTGATTCGGCAATTCCGGAACAGATTGCAAAAGACGACATGGAAAAGTTATTGCTGTTTGTGTCTAAGGATGATCAGAAAATTGTGATGGATGCCTATACGTTAGATTCTAAGACATATAAAAAAGATGCTTATGTTCTTAAAGACGATATGTTGAAAGATGAAGATAAGGAAGAAAAATTAATTGATATCCTTGGAAAACCAATGCTGTTGGTATCTGGATTTGATTCAGATTCTGAGACGAGCAAACAGATGAAACAGGCAATATTTGCGAATGTGCCTCAGGAGATGCTTACGGAGGATACAACGATATACGATGTACTTTCTATGATGCCAGAGGAACAGAGGCTGCAGATGACGAAGCAGTTAGATGAAAAGATGGAAGAGATGCCGGAGACGATGGTGGAACAGGCAGCCACAATATACATCAAGTCTGCGTATGAAAATCTGGGAATTGATATGGATAAAGTGCAGACAGATTATATGTTTGCAACTGGTGCAAAGATGATCGCACTTGCGTTTTTAGGAATGGCGGCAAGTGTGCTTGTAGGTCTTATGGCATCAAAGGTGGCGGCCGCTACCGGACGAGATTTGAGAAGTGGTGTGTTTAAGAAGGTAGTTGGGTTCTCCAATGGGGAGTTTGATAAATTCTCAACTGCGTCTTTGATCACTAGAAGCACGAATGATATTCAACAGATTCAGATGCTGACGGTAATGATGCTGAGATTGGTGATCTATGCACCGATTCTTGGACTGGGTGGTGTGTTTAAAGTATTCCACACAAATGTATCGATGTCATGGATCATCGCACTTGCAGTAGCTCTGATCTTATGTGTTGTGATTGTATTGTTTGTTGTGGCAATGCCGAAATTCAAGATGTTGCAGAATCTGGTCGACAAATTAAATCTGGTAACAAGAGAAATATTGACAGGACTTTCTGTTATCCGTGCATTTAGCACAGAAAAACATGAAGAAGAACGATTTGATAAGGCGAACAAAGATTTGACAAGAACGAATCTATTTGTAAACAGAGCGATGACATTTATGATGCCAACTATGATGCTCATTATGAATGGAATTTCAGTGCTGATCGTGTGGAGTGGAGCACATGGAATTAATGACGGACAGATGCAGGTAGGAGATATGATGGCATTTATCCAGTACACAATGCAGATTATCATGGCATTCCTAATGATTTGTATGATTTCAATCATGCTCCCAAGAGCAGCTGTTTCCGCAACACGTGTGGATGAGATCCTTACAAGCGAGACTTTGATTCATGATCCAAAAGAACCAAAACAGCTTCCAGAAGATGGAAAAGGTGTTGTGAAATTTGATCATGTGTCATTCCGATATCCGGGGGCAGAAGAAGATGTGCTGCACGATATTAATTTTGTGGCACAACCGGGAGAGACTACAGCATTCATCGGAAGTACCGGAAGTGGAAAATCAACGTTGGTAAATCTGATTCCGAGATTTTATGATGTGACAGAAGGAAGTATCACAATCGATGGAGAGGATATCAGAAACATTACACAGCATGAATTGCGTGATCGTCTTGGATACGTGCCGCAAAAAGGTGTGCTGTTCTCCGGAACGATTGAATCCAATATTTTATATGGGAATCCGGATGGTTCTGAAACTGAGATGAAAGAGGCTGCAGCAATTGCACAGGCAAGTGATTTCATCGAAGAAAAGAACAAAAAATATGAAAGCAGAATCGCACAGGGTGGTGCAAATGTATCAGGTGGACAGAAACAGCGTCTGTCAATCGCGCGTGCCATTGCAAAACAGCCGGATGTGTTTATTTTCGATGACAGCTTTTCAGCATTGGATTATAAGACAGATGTGGCACTTCGAAAGGCTCTGAAGGAGCATACAACAGACAGTGTCGTCCTGATTGTAGCACAGCGAATCAGTACAATTTTGCATGCAGAGCAGATTATTGTATTAGATGAAGGAAAAGTAGTAGGAAGAGGAACGCATGAAGAACTTCTGAAAACTTGTGAAGTATATCAGCAGATCGCAATGTCTCAGCTATCAGAAGAAGAACTTGCAGGAAAACTCGGAAAGGAGGAGAAGAGTCATGAGTAA
- a CDS encoding ABC transporter ATP-binding protein, with the protein MSKRQGGPMGGGPHGGMGAGEKAKDFKGTIKKLMKYLSEYKIGLIFVLLFAIGSTIFNIAGPKILGKATTEIFTGLVGKVSGSSGIDFEKIAHILIFLMCLYVTSAIFSFIQGYIMTGVSQKLTYRLRKEISEKINRMPMNYFDTRTHGEVLSRVTNDIDTLSQSLNQSATQIITSFTTIIGVLIMMLSISPLMTLVALLILPISLGLISTIVKRSQRHFKNQQEYLGHVNGQVEEVYGGHNIVKAFNKEADVIKEFDETNEILYQSAWKSQFFSGMMMPIMQFVGNLGYVAVAILGGYLAIKKTIEVGDIQSFIQYVRNFTQPITQVAQVANMLQSTAAASERVFEFLEEEEEDQFAQNPVSVEGLEGNVEFDHVHFGYNADKIIINDFSAKVKQGQKIAIVGPTGAGKTTMIKLLMRFYDVNSGAILIDGHNLKDFNRGELRQMFGMVLQDTWLFHGSIKENIRYGKLDATDEEVIEAAKAAHVHRFVQTLPNGYDMELNEEASNVSQGQKQLLTIARAILADPKILILDEATSSVDTRTEVRIQKAMDNLMRGRTSFIIAHRLSTIRDADLILVMKDGDIIEQGNHEELLKQNGFYAELYNSQFEKTSA; encoded by the coding sequence ATGAGTAAAAGGCAGGGAGGCCCTATGGGCGGAGGTCCACACGGAGGAATGGGAGCCGGAGAAAAGGCAAAAGATTTCAAAGGAACAATCAAGAAATTGATGAAATATCTTTCCGAATATAAAATTGGATTGATTTTTGTTCTCCTTTTTGCAATCGGAAGTACGATTTTTAATATCGCGGGACCGAAAATTTTGGGAAAAGCGACAACAGAGATTTTTACAGGACTTGTGGGAAAAGTATCCGGAAGCTCCGGAATTGATTTTGAAAAAATCGCACATATTTTGATTTTCCTGATGTGCCTGTATGTAACAAGTGCAATATTTTCATTCATTCAGGGATATATTATGACGGGTGTGTCACAGAAGCTGACGTATCGCCTTCGAAAAGAGATTTCAGAGAAAATCAATCGTATGCCGATGAACTATTTTGATACAAGGACACATGGAGAAGTATTGTCACGTGTGACAAACGATATTGATACACTAAGCCAGAGTTTGAACCAAAGTGCAACTCAGATCATTACTTCTTTTACAACAATTATCGGTGTTTTGATCATGATGCTGAGCATCAGTCCTCTGATGACCCTTGTGGCACTTTTGATCCTTCCGATTTCGCTTGGATTGATTTCGACAATCGTAAAGCGATCACAGAGACACTTTAAAAACCAGCAGGAATATCTGGGACATGTGAATGGTCAGGTAGAAGAAGTTTATGGCGGGCATAATATTGTAAAGGCATTTAATAAGGAAGCAGATGTCATCAAAGAGTTTGATGAGACAAATGAGATCCTGTATCAGTCAGCATGGAAATCACAGTTTTTCTCAGGAATGATGATGCCGATCATGCAGTTTGTGGGAAATCTTGGATATGTTGCAGTTGCAATCTTAGGAGGATACCTTGCAATTAAGAAAACGATTGAAGTCGGAGATATCCAGTCTTTTATCCAGTATGTAAGAAACTTTACACAACCAATTACGCAGGTAGCTCAGGTTGCCAATATGCTGCAGTCGACAGCAGCCGCTTCGGAAAGAGTGTTTGAATTCCTGGAAGAAGAGGAGGAAGATCAATTTGCGCAAAATCCAGTGTCAGTAGAGGGACTGGAAGGAAATGTGGAGTTTGATCATGTTCATTTCGGATATAATGCGGATAAGATTATTATCAATGATTTTTCAGCGAAGGTAAAACAGGGACAGAAAATTGCGATTGTTGGACCGACCGGAGCAGGAAAGACGACGATGATCAAATTGCTGATGCGTTTCTATGACGTAAACAGCGGTGCGATTCTGATTGACGGACATAACCTGAAAGATTTCAATCGAGGTGAACTTCGTCAGATGTTTGGAATGGTTCTTCAGGACACATGGTTATTCCATGGAAGTATCAAGGAAAATATCCGGTATGGAAAATTGGATGCGACAGACGAGGAAGTTATTGAGGCAGCAAAAGCGGCTCATGTACATCGATTTGTGCAGACTCTTCCGAACGGCTATGATATGGAACTGAATGAGGAGGCAAGCAATGTTTCTCAGGGACAGAAGCAGCTTTTGACGATTGCGAGAGCGATTCTTGCAGATCCGAAGATTTTGATTTTGGATGAGGCGACAAGTTCGGTAGATACGCGAACTGAAGTGCGGATTCAAAAAGCAATGGATAACCTCATGCGAGGAAGAACAAGTTTTATCATTGCGCACAGATTGTCTACGATTCGTGATGCGGATCTGATTCTTGTGATGAAAGACGGTGATATTATCGAGCAGGGAAATCACGAGGAATTGCTGAAACAAAATGGATTTTATGCAGAACTTTATAATTCACAGTTTGAAAAAACGAGTGCATAA
- a CDS encoding DUF1846 domain-containing protein: MKIGFDNEKYLKMQSEHIRERINHFDNKLYLEFGGKLFDDYHAARVLPGFAPDSKLRLLMQLSDQAEIVIVISAGDIEKNKVRGDLGITYDSDVLRLMDSFKEKGLFVGSVVITQYSGQGSANLFKARLEKLGIKVYTHYSIEGYPSNIPLIVSDEGYGKNDYIETSRPLVIITAPGPGSGKMATCLSQLYHEHKRGIRAGYAKFETFPIWNIPLKHPVNLAYEAATADLNDVNMIDPFHLDAYGVTTVNYNRDVEIFPVLDAIFERIYGENPYKSPTDMGVNMAGNCICDDDACREASNQEIIRRYYAALNGLAEGTAQEEEAFKIELLMKQAHITVEDRKVVDAALKRAEETNGPAAAMELPNGQIITGKTSCLLGASSALLLNALKNLAGLNDELHLISPSVIEPIQKLKTEYLGSINPRLHTDEILIALSICAATDDNAKLALEQIPKLSGCQAHTSVMLSSVDIKQFKRLNVQLTSEAKYENKRIYH, from the coding sequence ATGAAAATTGGATTTGATAACGAAAAGTATTTAAAAATGCAGTCGGAACATATTCGAGAACGGATTAATCACTTTGATAACAAACTTTATTTGGAGTTTGGCGGAAAATTATTTGACGATTATCATGCTGCCCGCGTATTACCTGGATTTGCTCCCGACAGCAAACTCCGATTATTGATGCAGCTGTCAGATCAGGCGGAGATCGTAATTGTAATCAGTGCCGGAGACATTGAAAAGAATAAAGTCCGCGGAGACCTTGGAATCACATACGATTCAGATGTCTTGAGACTGATGGACTCTTTTAAAGAAAAAGGATTGTTTGTCGGAAGTGTCGTAATCACACAATATTCCGGTCAGGGAAGTGCAAATTTATTCAAAGCTCGTTTGGAAAAACTTGGAATCAAAGTGTATACACACTACTCCATCGAAGGATATCCATCTAATATTCCGTTGATCGTAAGTGATGAAGGTTATGGAAAGAATGATTATATTGAGACATCCAGACCACTTGTCATCATCACTGCACCTGGTCCTGGAAGCGGTAAGATGGCAACTTGCCTTTCACAGTTGTATCACGAACATAAGAGAGGGATCCGCGCCGGATATGCAAAATTTGAGACGTTCCCAATTTGGAATATTCCGCTAAAGCATCCTGTGAACCTTGCTTATGAGGCTGCAACAGCTGACTTAAATGATGTGAACATGATCGACCCGTTCCACTTGGATGCCTACGGAGTCACAACAGTCAACTATAATCGTGACGTTGAGATTTTCCCAGTTCTAGATGCTATTTTCGAACGAATTTACGGAGAAAATCCTTATAAGTCTCCAACAGATATGGGCGTTAACATGGCTGGAAATTGCATCTGTGATGATGACGCTTGCCGCGAAGCTTCCAATCAGGAGATTATCCGCCGTTATTACGCTGCATTAAATGGATTGGCGGAAGGAACTGCACAGGAGGAAGAAGCATTCAAGATTGAACTTCTGATGAAACAGGCTCATATCACAGTGGAAGACAGAAAAGTGGTGGATGCCGCGCTCAAACGTGCCGAAGAAACGAATGGTCCTGCTGCTGCTATGGAACTTCCAAACGGACAGATTATCACTGGAAAGACTTCCTGTCTTCTCGGTGCATCCTCAGCACTGCTTTTGAATGCCCTAAAAAATCTTGCCGGATTGAATGACGAATTACACTTGATTTCACCAAGTGTAATTGAACCGATTCAAAAGTTAAAGACAGAATACCTTGGAAGTATCAATCCAAGACTTCACACAGATGAAATTCTGATTGCGCTTTCTATCTGTGCTGCTACAGATGACAACGCAAAACTTGCTTTGGAACAGATTCCTAAGTTAAGTGGATGTCAGGCTCACACTTCTGTAATGCTTTCTTCTGTGGACATCAAGCAATTTAAACGTTTGAACGTTCAACTCACTTCAGAAGCAAAGTATGAAAACAAACGAATTTATCACTAA
- the ftsH gene encoding ATP-dependent zinc metalloprotease FtsH gives MDNNQNNNKNPKNNKQNWSIIIITTLVTVFLVLGLYSFMQKTTSKEISYSEFLKMLDDKKIEEVVFDTNQLIITPKTEKKNGLPQVKVTYYTGYTGSMEDSKLVDRLEKADVRFGEKIPDSTSAVLLNIFVTLILPFVLIFVVLNYLMKKMAKGGGMMGVGKSNAKMYVEKQTGVTFKDVAGQDEAKESLQEVVDFLHNPGKYTGIGAKLPKGALLVGPPGTGKTLLAKAVAGEAKVPFFSLSGSAFVEMYVGVGASRVRDLFKQAQSMAPCIIFIDEIDAIGKSRDNSMGSNDEREQTLNQLLAEMDGFDTDKGLLLLAATNRPEILDPALLRPGRFDRRIIVDKPDLKGRIDVLKVHAKDVKMDETVDLEAIALATSGAVGSDLANMINEAAINAVKNGRNVVSQADLFEAVEVVLVGKEKKDRIMNAEERRIVSYHEVGHALVSALQKDSEPVQKITIVPRTMGALGYVMHTPEEEKFLNTKKELEAMIVGMLGGRAAEEIVFDTVTTGASNDIEQATKVARAMITQYGMSERFGLMGLESIQNRYLDGRAVLNCGEATAAEIDQEVMKMLKAAYEEAKRLLTENREALDKIAAFLIEKETITGKEFMKIFHEVQGIEMEEEETSKEDVLKEETVQEEKKEAIAVVEESEFAEAAQEHHDNEE, from the coding sequence ATGGATAATAACCAGAACAATAATAAAAATCCTAAGAACAATAAACAGAATTGGAGTATTATTATCATTACGACTCTGGTAACTGTATTTTTGGTATTAGGACTATACTCATTTATGCAGAAGACGACATCGAAGGAGATTAGTTACAGTGAGTTCCTGAAGATGCTAGATGACAAGAAAATTGAAGAAGTTGTATTTGATACGAATCAGCTGATCATCACACCGAAGACAGAAAAGAAAAATGGTCTGCCGCAGGTAAAGGTGACATATTACACCGGTTACACCGGAAGTATGGAGGACAGTAAGCTGGTTGACCGTTTAGAAAAGGCGGATGTGAGATTCGGTGAAAAAATTCCGGACTCTACAAGTGCCGTTTTACTGAACATATTTGTGACATTGATCCTTCCGTTTGTATTGATTTTTGTCGTTTTGAATTATCTCATGAAGAAGATGGCAAAAGGCGGCGGAATGATGGGAGTTGGAAAGAGCAATGCCAAGATGTATGTGGAGAAGCAGACAGGGGTTACATTTAAAGATGTTGCCGGGCAGGATGAAGCGAAAGAATCTCTTCAGGAAGTTGTGGATTTCCTGCATAATCCGGGAAAATATACAGGAATTGGAGCCAAGCTTCCAAAAGGTGCACTATTAGTAGGACCTCCGGGAACAGGTAAGACATTGCTTGCAAAAGCGGTAGCGGGAGAAGCAAAAGTACCATTTTTCTCATTGTCTGGTTCGGCATTTGTAGAGATGTACGTCGGGGTCGGTGCATCGAGAGTGCGAGATTTGTTCAAGCAGGCACAGTCGATGGCTCCATGTATCATTTTTATTGATGAGATTGATGCAATAGGAAAAAGCCGTGATAACAGTATGGGAAGCAATGACGAGCGTGAACAGACGCTGAATCAGCTGTTAGCTGAGATGGATGGATTTGATACGGATAAGGGATTGCTTTTGCTGGCAGCAACAAACAGACCAGAGATTTTGGATCCGGCACTTTTGAGACCGGGACGTTTTGACAGAAGAATTATTGTGGATAAGCCGGATTTAAAGGGGCGTATTGATGTATTAAAAGTACATGCAAAAGATGTAAAGATGGATGAGACAGTAGATTTGGAGGCAATTGCGCTAGCAACTTCAGGAGCAGTTGGTTCAGATTTAGCAAATATGATCAATGAGGCTGCCATCAATGCAGTCAAGAATGGCCGAAATGTTGTATCGCAGGCAGATTTATTTGAAGCGGTGGAAGTAGTTCTTGTCGGTAAGGAGAAAAAGGATCGCATTATGAATGCAGAAGAAAGAAGAATCGTCTCTTACCACGAGGTAGGACATGCGCTTGTGAGTGCTCTGCAAAAAGATTCTGAGCCAGTGCAGAAGATTACCATTGTGCCAAGGACAATGGGAGCTCTTGGTTATGTTATGCATACACCGGAAGAAGAAAAGTTCCTGAATACAAAGAAAGAACTGGAAGCGATGATTGTCGGTATGCTTGGAGGTCGTGCGGCAGAAGAGATTGTTTTCGACACAGTGACAACAGGTGCATCGAATGATATTGAACAGGCTACAAAGGTAGCAAGAGCGATGATCACTCAATATGGTATGTCAGAGCGGTTCGGATTGATGGGATTGGAATCTATCCAGAACAGATATCTGGACGGTCGTGCAGTATTGAATTGCGGTGAGGCAACTGCAGCAGAGATCGATCAGGAAGTTATGAAGATGTTAAAAGCAGCTTATGAAGAAGCAAAACGTCTTTTGACGGAGAACAGAGAAGCGCTAGATAAGATTGCTGCATTTTTGATTGAGAAAGAGACAATCACAGGAAAAGAATTCATGAAGATTTTCCATGAAGTACAAGGCATTGAAATGGAAGAGGAAGAGACTTCAAAAGAGGACGTTTTAAAAGAAGAGACGGTACAAGAGGAAAAGAAAGAAGCGATAGCAGTTGTAGAAGAAAGTGAATTTGCAGAAGCAGCACAAGAGCATCATGATAATGAAGAGTAG